The DNA sequence CAGGCATCCATATTTTTCCAGAGAGCAAGTTCATTTCTCCGTGAACTGTCTGAGGGAGTGGGAGGCATGTGAGGGCACTCGGTGGGGGTGTAAGTTGGGGGCTGTGGGGTAAGTGTGGGGGTAGAATGgcgagtgggggtgggggagtttctctgggggtgtggggagtgAAATGTGAATCAGATTGTTTACAGGGCCCTGAGGGCAGCCCTGTAAGTTTCCATActgaaatggagggagagcGGACAGACTAGACTCTAGACACTAAAGAGAGGCAGATGCAGAGGAAGTCAGTATGGAGGTGGATGCCATTTTCTCTCattgatgtgtgtttttgtgtcctcTATGTGCTGGGAAGACTTTGAGGAGCAGCTCTATGACCCCAAAGTTACGGGACAGACTTTTCGACAGCCCTCTTCGCCGGGTTCAGAGGACACTTCGCAGAGCAGATCTCCCATTGCAGCCAACAGCAAGAGACCGGAGTTTGTCTTCCTGGTGAATGTTAACTTCATTCTTGTGCTTTTTGATTTGTACAAACCTTTTTCTTGATCTGCTCACTAAACTACTAAGTTGGTGAattttttttgctattgttTATAACTTTGTGTTTTGCAGGCTGTCCCATTGTAATCAGTGGGTCCGAAACTCTTTTCACGCCACAATCATTTGACAACCATGAATAATTAACAGCAGCTGAATGCTAGAAATGCTAATGAAGGCCCCTTGCTCAGTTATATTTGTCTTTGGTCTGTCTGTAGTGGTGTTTACATGCATTCTGGGTAGTCAAAAACTGTAGGGTGAACGataattaaaatgcagcttATAATTGTTTTGCACTTTGTATGAGTCTTGTATTGGTCTCAAATGGTGTCCTGTTGGAGCCTACTTGTTTTTTAGAAAACTGTGATCATGAAGTTTGCTTTTAGCCATCAAAGCATAACATATTTCAAGTACGAGTCAAAGTGAAATATTTGGCAGttgaattttaatgttaaaattttatataatgtgtataatgtaaaaataaaatgacagggtGTTAAATGATATATTAGATATAACTATTCCTGACTCTGTTTTAATAATTTCTAATTCTTGAGAAGGACTTTTCcacaaaatgcaatttaatattatataatatagaAATTACGTCCCTAGATGAATTATTCAGTTTACGGTACTTTCATAGTTttacttttatctttttttaggCCTTGTCATTTATGAAttgtgaatttgtattttgcatCCTGGTTAGCATAGTTAACTTGCTAGGGTGCTTTAATGATTTTGCATACAAAATTTTGATAACCAGGTTTTCACTCTTACTCATATAAATAATGCCAACACACATGATGATCTCTTGCACTGTAAATCCCTTTTGATAAGAGCATCTGGTAAATGAATGATAAGTAGATAGGCTGAATGCCCTGTTCTGGTCATTATTcaactttatatttttatgttcttaaaatgtaaatggcagTGCATGCAAAGACGTGCTATATGGCTTGTTCACATGATCAGTCTGCACCTTGTCTGCTTCAACTTGACTGTTAAATTGATGTTCCCACCCACAGCCAGCTTCCAAGCAGGTGTGTGAGGATGAGACCACATCATTAGGGATCCGGGCCCAGGATCCATCGTCAGGCTGTGGGTCAGAGCGCCCCCTACTGGGCTGGAGCTCCTCGGCGGGCCCGCCTGTTGCTGAGAAACCCCGCTGGTACCTGGGTCGCCACACCCCAGCACACCTGGTGCCCATCGATGTAACAGGTATTCCATAACTAGCTCTTCACTGCCATGGGGCTTTTGCTCGTGTCCCTGTGCTACGTCAGGACTTTCAAgactatttttgttatttcgCCTTTCATCTCTTTTATCTATGTCTCTGTTGTAGTAGTCTCTTGTTTCCTTGTTAATCCTGCGCAGTGTGTACCTCCCTTCATTCTCTTTCTTGTGATTCTTTGATTCTGTTTGTACCGTTCCATTTCTCTTTTTCGTTCCATGTGGACAATTTTCTTTTCATGCTTATTTTCTGATACCAATTCTCTCACCGTTTCATGAAGCCGCCCTGTCTTTTTCCTCCATCCTGTCCTTCTCTCTTGCCCTTTTCTTCCCCTTTACCTTGTATAGTACAGTAGGTCAGGTACACAAACAGAATCGATACCGCCATGGTCTTCCTGGGGCCTGGTTCTCAGGAAGTGTCGTTCTGCTCCCTGGTTGCGACCAATGATGAACAGGTagttgttgccatggcaacctctAGCTCTTCCTTTGTCAGGCGAGGACAGAGGGAGGCTGCAGTTAGACAGGgggatatttttttcctccctttttctctcactcttttcaTGAATGGAgcaggcacatacacagacatgtaaTGAGTCTCCAAAGGCAGGAAgctgattcatttatttttctttgcggcaattacatataaaaaaacacattgggAATATTAGCGCACGGTGAATGCATCGTATTGTTACAATATCATAAAATGCAGTGGAAAACACTTCTGCACGTTTTAAAATGGATTCACGTGGTAGATTCCTTGTGCTTTTGAAGAGATGAGTCATGCAAGGAATATTAGGAAATGAAAACTACAATGTTTCAAACACAATCAGCAGCGTGGATTAGATCAGGTAGAAAATGGCCACAATCAGTGGAAGCTGTCATGTTTCCTGCAGTCACTGTGCCTCATTCTTGCATCTGATTTTGTTCATGAGGCCACACCCCAAGTTTAACAACTAACCCGCCATCCCATGCAAGCCGTAGCTTTTCCCTAAACACAGAGGTATGATAACAATGCCATTGCATTTAGAAATATCTCATGTCTCAATTCAGGACAGAGCTTTGATAAGCATGCCTGTGTGCTCCAGTCCCTATTTAACATTGAGACTGCAGTCAACCCAAAGACTGCCTacaggaggaggcggagcctgatTGGAGGCCCTGACATCATACTGCAACATCAAGGTGACTCCATAGCTCAGACAGGAACTCCCTAAATGGCCAAGGTTCAATTTCTTTTCACCTGTACCCAGTATACATTTATATGTCTACTTTGACCGGCACTGACATGTTGGGAGTAATGGAAACTCATAGAATGGGTTCTTCTGagttttccttaaaaaatacatattggtATGTCCACTTTGGTATTTGCACCAAAGTTATCTCCAAtaccattttcatttatctGGAATGACAAAATGAACTGGTGAAGTCAGATGAACAGCATAGTCAGATGAGTATGTCTTCAATGGGATTCATGATTGATTTGAGTCTGCTTGTGCCCACTCAGATGATGGGAAAATTCTGGCTGTTGACCTGATTGAAGGCACCTGTTCCCCTGGAGCCTCGCACCCCAGACTTCTAACACCATCGTCTGAAACCCTGAGTCACCATTTACCGCTGAGGAAAACCTGCAGTAACTTGGACCAAAGTCTGCCTCAGTCACCTGAGAGTTCCTTAGGCACGATGGAGCAGGCCACGCTGATGTGCGCCAGTCCTTCCTGGAACGGGCCCAAGGGCTCCACCTTCTCCCCGGCGTGGAACAACTCCTTCAACTACGTGCTGGCGCCCAGCCCCGTCGCCAAAACGCCTTCGTCCCAACACGAGGCCGGCGTGCTCGCCTGCCCCTCCCAGGGCAGCTCAGGCCTGTCCATGAGCTCAGGGTCACATTCCAGCTCCTTCACCTCCATATCAATGGAGCCGTCCGCCAGGGCCCAGCACGCTGCGGCCGCTGCCGCCGCAGCCGCCTCTGTGGGTAAGAGGATGGAGATGGAAGGAGACACGGCGAGCCCCGGAGAGCGGGAGAAGAGGTACACGCGCGCCAACGTCTTCAAGTTCCGGGAGCGCTCCCTCTCCACGCCCACCGAGCCCCCTCGGGAGGGCGAGAGCTACGCCCTCCTGTACCCAAGCGGCAGCTCCGAGGGCAGCGCCAGCACCGACAACGTCTCTGTGACGGCGGCCGACTTCTTGCCTGACGGCCGGCTTCGGATGAGGTCCCGCAGCATCTCCCTGAAGAAGCCAAAGAagaagccgccgccgccggtgCGCAGCGTGTCTCTAATGAAGAACCTTGGCGGCGAAAGCCCCCGTACGGAGGGGCACTTCCGCGACGGCCGGCCCAAGAGCCTGTTCATTCCCAGGGACCACTTGGAGGACGCCTTCCAGCCAGACTTCCTTGTTAGCTCCAAAcccctgcaggaggagcaggaccTAGCTATGTCTGGCGGGCAGACGGTTGCAGACTCACAGGCACCGGACAGAGAGCCTGAGCTGTCGTACCCTGGCCACTGGCAGCTGAATGACTGGAAGGCCAATGACCCCTACAGGTCGCTGTCAGGCTCTAGCACGGCTACAGGAACCACAGTGATTGAGTGCATGAAAGTACGTGGCAGCTCCGAGTCCCTCAattctccctccacctcccgtGCTACCTCGCCCTCACAGCTCTCTGTAGAAGCAGAGGCCAAAATCTCCCCCTTCAAACCTCTTGGCTTGATGTCTCCCTCCAGTGGCTACTCTAGCCAGTCTGAGACTCCAACCCCCACCATACCCAACTCCCTCACTTCCGGACCCTCATCGCTGGGCTGCAAGATGCGACCGAAGATTCCAGAGAGGAAGTCCTCCCTGCCGGCCACTTCCCCCGGAGAGAGGGCTGCCAGGTCACGTCTTTCCTTTGAGCTGCCTGTGACTTCCCACCTGGATCTGTCCTCCGTCAAAGCCAAGCCCAAAGCCAGCAGGAGGCACTCTGACTCCTCCACTGCCGGTAAGCCGGTGCAGAAGCTCAGTCCAAGCCAGTCGGTGATGCCCATGGTGACCCAGACCGACCTCAGGAACATCCGCCTGCGTTCGGTCAGCCGCTCAGAAGCCGACGACAGCCCCGATGGCTCTTCTGACATCATCGAAGAGGAGCAAGGCAGAGACCTCAGCCCCCCTGTCAGTCCCGAGCTGAAACCCAAGCCTCCGGTGGCCGTGAAGCCACCTCTACCCAAACGCCCCCTCAATCTCATGCTGAAGTACCCCTCTTCTATTCCTCCTGCCCCAGAGTCCCCTCCGCCCTCCCCAGTGGATCGGCCCATGCCGCTGGGGAACATCTACAAGGTGATGAAGAAACCCAAACCTAAGAAGCTGGCACAGTCTCCAATCAGTCCTGGGGTGCCCCAGGAGGCCCCCAAACCACAGGTGCAGGAGCAGCCCGTTGTGGACTACCAGCAAGGGGCTGACCAGTGTGAGTTACCTTCCCCCAGCAGCCCTGAGAGGCAAGACAAGAGCAAGACCTTGCCCAGCAGGATGACTATCTCCTGTCTGGCTGAGCTGGATAAGAAGCGCCCCAAGGTACCCCCTCCAGTCCCCAAGAAGCCTAATGTCCTCCTGTTGCCTAGCAATGCCGTCCATACCAATGGGACCACAGACAGGCAAGTCATCTCATTGGACAGTGGCTCGCAGTCCCCTGTTAGTGCTCCTCTGTCTGAAGAGCCTACTGTTAATGAGGAAAACCATGTCCCCACGAATGAAGTCGAAGAAAAGGATTCCGAACAAGAGTCTGATGTAAAGGCCCCCACTACTGAGCCTTTGATAGGTATGAAACACAGGAGCCCCTATTAGAATATGAATGTCAAGATACTCACCTGGCTGTGTGCAAGCTACCATTAGTTACACTAGTTAATAGTGATGCTTGTGTAATGcctaaacacaaataaataatgttaagattatttctttctttttgtgcaTGGTTAATGATTATTAACAGAATTAACAGTGGAAGAATTAATTCAAAAGCAGAGATATGTCAGAAATGTAAATTGTCCATGTCTAAGCAATCGTTATGATTGTGCCAACAGAAAACTTGCTTGATGAAAGCGTTGTggagagcagctcagtcagcGAGAAGAATGCTTTGCACATCACAGAGGAAGCAGAAGAGGATGCGATTCCCCAGCcatccaccccccacaccactgAGGACCTGTTCACCATCATTCACAGGTACTGAGTATGGGACTATATGGATGGGTACTGGAGACCTTCTGCACTTTATTTCCTGGTAGCCAGGATGTGTGGGAGGTGAagcttgtgattttttcagcTGAAGACAGTTACTGTGTTGTATCTTAAGAGGTATTCAGTtcattctggggaaaaaaagattcagcTTTGTTCGGTATTTATTAGTTCCCTGCCAAAGGCATGCCACACTGTAAGAGTTTGGCTGCATTCGGAATGGCTCCCTATACAGTTTATAGTGCACTGTTTAGGGATCGGCCATTTTGTTGGGTGCCTGGATTTTTGAACTTGCGGTTGCCTTTTTGatctagcaagctagctacttATTTTAGCCTAAATTTAACTTCAGATTATATCTAACATAGGTAGATTGATACATGGCTATCTAGCTGTCCACATTTGAAGTCATCCTTTCATTGTGTAGCAGGGGCAGATGAATATGTGTAGTGGCTGATTAAGCTGAGGGCAGAGAGGAACAGCCTCTTCTCCAGGTATCGCAACGCAGCTCAGCCAGGAGTGAATTCATGCACAATGAAGTTTGAAATTATTCATAACTTGTTAATTAGCTAAAATTTGTTTTAGCAGTATGTAGTGTAAAGGGAGGGAGTGATTGAGTGAACCATTCCAAACACAGCCTTTGTCTTATGTGTAAATCAGTTTTGACCAAGGCAGCATTAGGTACATCAGGTACATAAAGTCCCAACCTGCAAAATCTTGTTTGAGTgctccttttattttaattttttttttttaccattttgccTGCGTATTTATTTCTCCTCATGGTAGTACCCTGTCTCTTCCACTGTCCAGGTCGAAGCGCAAAGTCCTGGGCCGCAAGGAAGTGGCGGACTCGTTCGGCAGCCGGCAGAGCTTGGTGTCCCCGGTCAAGAGCAGCAGCGACCTGAGGACCCTGACCCTGGGCAGCACGCCCAGGTCCAGCTCCCGCAACGAGAACTTCATGGCGCTGCTGCAGAAGAAGGGCCACAAGCCCAGCACGGGGGCCCGAGTTTCCGCCATGGAGCTCCTGAAGAGCACAAACCCGCTGGCCCGCAGGGTGACCGAGTTCTCGCAGCCCGACTCGGAGTCCGCCAGCGCCCCCAAACCGCCCCCGGACCACTGACTGCCCCGCTGCGCTGGGATCCgtgctgggattttttttttccttgtgtccTTGTGAGGGTTTTATTTACCGCCATCTTCCTTCACCGAGCTATAAGCCAGGGGTGTGTTTTTGAATCCTGATTTtgaacaaagcatttttttattattgtttgctgTTTGAGCAACAGTTGACATCGGCTAAAACAGGGGACATGGAATCCAGGAGTGTCACGTAGGTTGGGGCTGCCTGCTATTCAGGAAATTAGAACACAGGACTCCTGAAAGTTCTGTGTGGAAATCAGAAACCCTGGAGCAGTCACTATGGCATACAGAAGGAAATGGCCAATGGCTGATTACAAGAACACCGGTTTACACATACAGATTCCATGGAGGTACATGCGTATATGCTGGACAGAGCTTGATGGAATAACGTAAAGCAAAGTAGGGACAGCTTCatttaactttttcattaaaaaaacaatataaaacttGCTGAATATGTGTCTTTTGAAGACATAGCGCAAGGCTCATTTGAAgctctgcaaaaaaagaaaaaaaacaaatgagtaatcgaaaacattccacaaattaGCAAGCAGGACCTGGTATCCCTCTCGTTTGGAATAAGCACTTTCATTACAACAAGGAACATATCCGGATCTagcatttttgtttgattgtccgttttgtttgtataaaaaatttTTGATGATGTGATTTAACCTGTATATAGCTATACATAagtacatacataaatatattcaaagtATATACAtccatataaatacatatataggTGTAACCAGGCCTGCTAAAACTGCCTACATGGTATTCGCTGCATTACACTTGGGATCAAAGAGTGCCGCCCTGCAAGACAGCTTGAATCGTTGCTGAGGATCTCCACACTGCCTAGACACATACTGTGCAGCGCGTGTGTAACACACAAGTTTGTACAGAACCAAACTCACCAAAAATCAAAGGGTCAATAAGGGTATGGCTCTCCTTTGAACTCTCGAGATCAGACGGGACAGGACGGGGAGAGGTCGCGGCGAAACGGAAGTGACGCGCGCGGAGGCGGGAGATGCGCCGCGGACGCGTTCGGACGACCGCGGCCGTCTTGTGTTGCTGTACGCTCAGGTGTTCCTTACGCTCAGGAGGCCCTTTCAGTTTTGGTGTGGATGTGCGTCATCTCTATAGTACATGCGCTTGAGCTACAAAGTTTCAGGTGGTAGAAAGACACTCGTCTATGGTCAACAAAATGGCTGGTGTCTGAAGTTGGACTCCCACCCGAACCCGTTCGCACTGCATTGGGATTTGGGGTGATGAGGCAGACTGTTACATCCACACTTCATCGTAATCTCACAGTGTACTCACCTGCAACATGTGTCTATGCCTCAGTGCAGTCACTTCACTGCCATTAAGACTATGCATCAAAGCTGGACGGACGGCCATGTCTACACTAAGAGACTGgtgaatgtaaacaaatgtcAAGAGGGGATGCGACCTTCAACAGCATTCGGCTcagatttgattttaatttcattcatgggacgaggtgggtggggggaggtgggtttGGGGAAGGGAGTGTCATGATGTGGTGCGATTTGGGTGGGTCCGTACAGCGCAGGAACGTTAAAGAACACCGCTATTTCCATTGAAGAAAAGACAAGGAGGCGGCTCAAATTCTGAAATGCGAGCACTGGAGACCTGTGGAGAACCGGGCTGGTCTGTCAGAGCTTGGGAAAGGGTGCGTTTGGCCAGCATTCCTGGAGGGTGACGAGTGGACTTGGTGACTGCTCTCACAGACCCTTCCCCATCCATTCCTTGAACAGCGCTTCTATGGAGGACTGCTTCTGGCTCTCAATCAGAAAATAGACAAAGTCCTGGTGCTATCGAGCCAGAATGCCACCCTCATTCAAGACAGAGCGCCCCAACTGGCTCAGATCTGTTTTGACTTTGTAACAGAGACTTGGAGAGACAGTGCTCCAGATTGGATTCTGGACGTTCTTCATTTTTCAGTCTTTCAGGTAATCCGACGACTCATAAAgacttaaaaaagaaacatgaaattATTACGTAAAAACAGTGAGTGACgcttgttttaaatatttagtgaatgaaacaaaaaagaaaaccagtgTTTGTTTGCCTTGTACTCTGGCGTGatgcctttgtgttttttaaatgccttgGTATTGCACTTTCTTAGGAGTATGCAGAGTTTTGTTATTatgattactattattatagTCATTACTACTCTTGTGTACTCTGTACTGTTCCTCCATCATTCATCGACCCTCTTACAGGTACAAGTATTACAGTGGAGGTAGGCATAGCTGTAATGATGTAGAGGTAAAGAATggggagaggcaggaaaaaCATAATGGCAGGGGGTTAGGGGGTTTCTGAAGCCATGGTTGATTTTTTAGTTCCAAGTGCATGTCAAAATTGAACATGGCTGCTGGTGACACTTTCT is a window from the Anguilla anguilla isolate fAngAng1 chromosome 3, fAngAng1.pri, whole genome shotgun sequence genome containing:
- the nhsl2 gene encoding NHS-like protein 2 isoform X1, with the translated sequence MPFCKRTIVPKDVCKGDTKRQSAIFGDLVDVCGFTLCSILRQLSDLSRQSVSILEELEGELVSIYHRSGTLENKVISLQKHISALATKPPQKTTTNLDSENKRTAHFRSSWQQHVNVFGSWSRPECVQELHQEAQLNLQSLLQDFEEQLYDPKVTGQTFRQPSSPGSEDTSQSRSPIAANSKRPEFVFLPASKQVCEDETTSLGIRAQDPSSGCGSERPLLGWSSSAGPPVAEKPRWYLGRHTPAHLVPIDVTGQSFDKHACVLQSLFNIETAVNPKTAYRRRRSLIGGPDIILQHQDDGKILAVDLIEGTCSPGASHPRLLTPSSETLSHHLPLRKTCSNLDQSLPQSPESSLGTMEQATLMCASPSWNGPKGSTFSPAWNNSFNYVLAPSPVAKTPSSQHEAGVLACPSQGSSGLSMSSGSHSSSFTSISMEPSARAQHAAAAAAAAASVGKRMEMEGDTASPGEREKRYTRANVFKFRERSLSTPTEPPREGESYALLYPSGSSEGSASTDNVSVTAADFLPDGRLRMRSRSISLKKPKKKPPPPVRSVSLMKNLGGESPRTEGHFRDGRPKSLFIPRDHLEDAFQPDFLVSSKPLQEEQDLAMSGGQTVADSQAPDREPELSYPGHWQLNDWKANDPYRSLSGSSTATGTTVIECMKVRGSSESLNSPSTSRATSPSQLSVEAEAKISPFKPLGLMSPSSGYSSQSETPTPTIPNSLTSGPSSLGCKMRPKIPERKSSLPATSPGERAARSRLSFELPVTSHLDLSSVKAKPKASRRHSDSSTAGKPVQKLSPSQSVMPMVTQTDLRNIRLRSVSRSEADDSPDGSSDIIEEEQGRDLSPPVSPELKPKPPVAVKPPLPKRPLNLMLKYPSSIPPAPESPPPSPVDRPMPLGNIYKVMKKPKPKKLAQSPISPGVPQEAPKPQVQEQPVVDYQQGADQCELPSPSSPERQDKSKTLPSRMTISCLAELDKKRPKVPPPVPKKPNVLLLPSNAVHTNGTTDRQVISLDSGSQSPVSAPLSEEPTVNEENHVPTNEVEEKDSEQESDVKAPTTEPLIENLLDESVVESSSVSEKNALHITEEAEEDAIPQPSTPHTTEDLFTIIHRSKRKVLGRKEVADSFGSRQSLVSPVKSSSDLRTLTLGSTPRSSSRNENFMALLQKKGHKPSTGARVSAMELLKSTNPLARRVTEFSQPDSESASAPKPPPDH
- the nhsl2 gene encoding NHS-like protein 2 isoform X2, translated to MPFCKRTIVPKDVCKGDTKRQSAIFGDLVDVCGFTLCSILRQLSDLSRQSVSILEELEGELVSIYHRSGTLENKVISLQKHISALATKPPQKTTTNLDSENKRTAHFRSSWQQHVNVFGSWSRPECVQELHQEAQLNLQSLLQDFEEQLYDPKVTGQTFRQPSSPGSEDTSQSRSPIAANSKRPEFVFLPASKQVCEDETTSLGIRAQDPSSGCGSERPLLGWSSSAGPPVAEKPRWYLGRHTPAHLVPIDVTDDGKILAVDLIEGTCSPGASHPRLLTPSSETLSHHLPLRKTCSNLDQSLPQSPESSLGTMEQATLMCASPSWNGPKGSTFSPAWNNSFNYVLAPSPVAKTPSSQHEAGVLACPSQGSSGLSMSSGSHSSSFTSISMEPSARAQHAAAAAAAAASVGKRMEMEGDTASPGEREKRYTRANVFKFRERSLSTPTEPPREGESYALLYPSGSSEGSASTDNVSVTAADFLPDGRLRMRSRSISLKKPKKKPPPPVRSVSLMKNLGGESPRTEGHFRDGRPKSLFIPRDHLEDAFQPDFLVSSKPLQEEQDLAMSGGQTVADSQAPDREPELSYPGHWQLNDWKANDPYRSLSGSSTATGTTVIECMKVRGSSESLNSPSTSRATSPSQLSVEAEAKISPFKPLGLMSPSSGYSSQSETPTPTIPNSLTSGPSSLGCKMRPKIPERKSSLPATSPGERAARSRLSFELPVTSHLDLSSVKAKPKASRRHSDSSTAGKPVQKLSPSQSVMPMVTQTDLRNIRLRSVSRSEADDSPDGSSDIIEEEQGRDLSPPVSPELKPKPPVAVKPPLPKRPLNLMLKYPSSIPPAPESPPPSPVDRPMPLGNIYKVMKKPKPKKLAQSPISPGVPQEAPKPQVQEQPVVDYQQGADQCELPSPSSPERQDKSKTLPSRMTISCLAELDKKRPKVPPPVPKKPNVLLLPSNAVHTNGTTDRQVISLDSGSQSPVSAPLSEEPTVNEENHVPTNEVEEKDSEQESDVKAPTTEPLIENLLDESVVESSSVSEKNALHITEEAEEDAIPQPSTPHTTEDLFTIIHRSKRKVLGRKEVADSFGSRQSLVSPVKSSSDLRTLTLGSTPRSSSRNENFMALLQKKGHKPSTGARVSAMELLKSTNPLARRVTEFSQPDSESASAPKPPPDH